In one Pseudomonas sp. SCA2728.1_7 genomic region, the following are encoded:
- a CDS encoding LuxR C-terminal-related transcriptional regulator, translating into MTAMTPCLDRPGFLPRLSSHHQPRSRLSAPLLASNARVRLLCAPAGSGKTALLSECFLQVRADCETIWLPLAGAALDCEEFCLRLTRALGLVEDLDVTQLMAELARWSRTTSLFIDDYSRLPDPALDALLDRLLAVSSPALTWWISTRRRPQCNWPRLLLDDELYESERASLALTHDEVVPVLRHLPPDQADRVAARIIQRTGGWCAGARMALLQKCDWSQNLQPQQRVDTLLDYLQHELFSNLTPEQDEAWRVLAHLPRFNAPLCEHLFGPGEGAQLLHDLQVLGCFIEPWQESADWLQVFRPLSRIMQESHWPCARSWHRRACQWFTAVQDWRAAFEQALLAEEYETAVSLLQHLSFEDLLEDQTVVLLLRLHEQQSRELTLMTPQLIGLVTGALLFAGRFEQAAQCMAHLVRFMPQPTRHLEQQLLARWQAQQGWLCHLQGQMEPARACFQEALSALTDDAWQARLMCLSGLTQQALLCGELDQAHALNREALCLARAHGSLLFEGLLELDHAQWLEQRGAPVRAESLLVDIEHLLRQRTLVPTPLLGRIALRRGRLALCMGLEEQAADLFSRGLEDCLRSADKRVLYGYLGQAQLAGNRGDYACAFERLREAERVMQQRQIPDTVYRGVVLQVSSQFWLQQGRPQLVQEALGRLLRHYRGPSALQAPPATFELIIRIEYLLACAHTQLNPDENCLPTIERLLSQAQARGMLTAETELLLAFAQLAESNGDTEAAQQAFQRAAMLVERCQLQHAMREWELRRGSLGTVSAKQFPARQCDNRDLASGLSRREREVLMLIAQGASNQQVAEQLFISLHTVKTHARRINGKLGVERRTQAVAKAKLMGILA; encoded by the coding sequence ATGACTGCCATGACTCCGTGCCTGGATCGACCCGGTTTTTTGCCCAGACTTTCTTCCCATCATCAGCCTCGCAGTCGCTTGAGTGCGCCTCTTCTGGCTTCGAACGCGCGGGTCAGGCTGTTGTGCGCACCCGCTGGCAGTGGCAAAACCGCACTGCTCAGCGAATGTTTTCTGCAGGTGCGTGCAGACTGCGAGACGATTTGGCTGCCGCTGGCGGGAGCAGCGCTCGACTGCGAGGAATTTTGCCTGCGTCTGACCCGAGCGCTCGGGCTGGTCGAAGACCTTGACGTTACGCAACTGATGGCGGAGCTGGCACGTTGGTCCAGGACGACTTCGCTGTTTATCGACGATTACAGTCGTCTGCCGGATCCGGCTCTGGATGCTTTACTGGATCGTTTGTTGGCGGTCAGCAGCCCGGCGCTTACCTGGTGGATCAGCACTCGTCGCCGGCCACAGTGCAACTGGCCGCGCCTGTTGCTCGATGACGAACTCTACGAATCCGAGCGCGCCAGCCTGGCACTGACCCACGATGAGGTTGTACCGGTGTTGCGCCATTTGCCGCCAGACCAGGCGGACCGCGTCGCTGCCCGTATCATCCAGCGTACCGGCGGCTGGTGCGCGGGTGCGCGCATGGCGCTCCTGCAAAAATGCGACTGGTCGCAAAACCTGCAGCCACAACAGCGTGTCGATACCCTGCTCGATTATCTGCAGCACGAACTCTTCAGCAATCTGACGCCAGAGCAGGATGAGGCATGGCGTGTTCTGGCTCACCTGCCACGGTTCAACGCGCCATTATGCGAGCATTTGTTCGGTCCCGGCGAAGGCGCACAGCTGTTGCATGATCTGCAAGTGCTGGGCTGCTTTATCGAGCCTTGGCAGGAGTCCGCCGATTGGCTGCAGGTCTTTCGCCCGCTGTCGCGAATCATGCAGGAGTCGCATTGGCCGTGTGCGCGTTCGTGGCACCGACGCGCCTGTCAGTGGTTCACTGCGGTGCAGGATTGGCGAGCAGCGTTCGAGCAAGCGTTGTTGGCCGAAGAGTACGAAACGGCCGTAAGCCTGTTGCAGCATTTGAGCTTCGAGGATTTGCTGGAAGACCAGACGGTCGTCCTGCTGTTGCGCTTGCATGAGCAGCAAAGCCGCGAGCTGACCTTGATGACACCGCAATTGATCGGGCTGGTCACCGGGGCATTGCTGTTCGCCGGCCGATTCGAACAGGCCGCGCAATGCATGGCCCATCTCGTGCGCTTCATGCCGCAGCCGACGAGGCATCTGGAGCAGCAACTGCTGGCACGTTGGCAGGCGCAACAAGGTTGGCTCTGCCATTTGCAGGGGCAAATGGAGCCGGCGCGCGCCTGTTTTCAGGAGGCATTGTCGGCCCTGACCGACGATGCCTGGCAGGCCCGTCTGATGTGTCTGTCGGGACTGACGCAGCAGGCCTTACTGTGCGGTGAACTCGATCAGGCCCATGCCCTCAACCGCGAGGCGCTGTGCCTGGCGCGCGCGCATGGCTCCCTGTTGTTCGAAGGGTTGCTCGAGCTTGATCATGCGCAATGGCTCGAGCAGCGAGGAGCGCCCGTGCGTGCCGAAAGTCTGCTGGTGGACATTGAGCATTTGCTGCGCCAGCGCACTCTGGTGCCCACGCCGCTGCTGGGCCGAATTGCCCTGCGACGAGGACGGCTGGCGCTGTGCATGGGGCTTGAAGAGCAGGCTGCGGATCTGTTCAGCCGAGGCCTTGAAGATTGCTTGCGCAGTGCAGACAAGCGGGTCTTGTATGGCTACCTCGGGCAGGCTCAACTGGCCGGCAATCGAGGCGATTATGCCTGCGCTTTCGAGCGCCTGCGCGAGGCCGAAAGGGTCATGCAGCAGCGGCAGATTCCCGATACGGTCTATCGCGGTGTCGTGCTTCAGGTCAGCAGCCAGTTCTGGTTGCAGCAGGGGCGACCGCAATTGGTGCAAGAGGCGTTGGGCCGGCTGTTACGGCATTACCGTGGACCCTCTGCACTCCAGGCGCCGCCCGCGACATTCGAGCTGATTATCCGCATTGAATACCTGTTGGCCTGCGCGCATACGCAGTTGAATCCGGATGAAAACTGTCTGCCAACCATTGAACGATTGCTGAGTCAGGCCCAGGCCAGAGGCATGTTGACGGCGGAAACGGAGTTGTTGCTGGCCTTCGCCCAGTTGGCCGAATCGAACGGTGACACGGAAGCGGCGCAGCAAGCTTTCCAGCGTGCCGCAATGCTGGTGGAACGCTGCCAATTGCAGCACGCCATGCGGGAGTGGGAATTACGCCGAGGCAGTCTCGGAACAGTGTCTGCCAAGCAGTTTCCTGCCAGGCAATGCGATAACCGTGATCTGGCGTCGGGCCTCAGTCGGCGTGAGCGCGAAGTGCTGATGTTAATTGCTCAAGGTGCTTCGAATCAGCAAGTTGCAGAACAACTTTTTATTTCGTTGCATACAGTAAAAACACACGCGAGACGGATTAACGGAAAGTTGGGTGTAGAGCGCAGAACTCAGGCTGTGGCGAAAGCAAAGTTGATGGGGATATTGGCTTAG
- a CDS encoding DUF1329 domain-containing protein, whose translation MRKMILQCGVLALSLLAANVMAAVSPDEASKLGTSLTPLGAEKAGNADGSIPAWTGGIPKNAGAVDSKGFLADPFANEKPLFTITAANVDKYKDKLSDGQVAMFKRYPETYKIPVYSTHRTVAAPAEIYESAKRSALNVTTINDGNGLANFTGNRYYAFPIPKNGVEVLWNHITRYHGGNVKRIITQVTPQTNGSYTPIRFEEEIAVPQLIKDIDPEKAANVLTFFKQSVTAPARLAGNVLLVHETLDQVKEPRLAWIYNAGQRRVRRAPQVAYDGPGTAADGLRTSDNFDMFSGAPDRYDWKLVGKKEMYIPYNSYKLDSPKLKYDDIVKAGHINQDLTRYELHRVWEVIGTVKPNERHIYAKRHMYIDEDSWQVALADHYDGRGQLWRVAEGHSEYHYEHQAQAYTLEALYDIIAGRYIALGMKNEEKHSYEFGFEAKAADYTPAALRAEGVR comes from the coding sequence ATGCGCAAAATGATTCTGCAATGTGGCGTGCTGGCCCTGAGTCTGCTGGCTGCCAACGTGATGGCGGCGGTGTCGCCGGACGAGGCCAGCAAGCTCGGCACCAGCCTGACGCCGCTGGGTGCCGAGAAGGCTGGCAACGCTGACGGTTCGATTCCGGCATGGACCGGCGGCATTCCGAAAAATGCCGGTGCGGTGGACAGCAAAGGTTTCCTTGCCGACCCGTTCGCCAACGAAAAACCGTTGTTCACGATTACCGCGGCCAACGTCGACAAGTACAAGGACAAACTTTCCGATGGTCAGGTGGCGATGTTCAAACGCTACCCGGAGACTTACAAGATCCCGGTCTATTCGACCCACCGCACCGTCGCCGCACCGGCGGAAATCTACGAGTCGGCCAAGCGCAGTGCGCTCAACGTGACCACCATCAACGACGGTAACGGCCTGGCCAATTTCACCGGCAATCGCTACTACGCCTTTCCGATACCGAAGAACGGCGTCGAGGTGTTGTGGAACCACATCACCCGTTATCACGGCGGCAACGTCAAACGCATCATTACTCAAGTGACCCCGCAGACCAACGGCAGCTATACGCCGATCCGCTTCGAAGAAGAGATCGCCGTGCCGCAACTGATCAAGGATATCGACCCGGAAAAAGCTGCCAACGTGCTGACTTTTTTCAAGCAGTCGGTGACCGCGCCGGCGCGTCTGGCCGGTAACGTGTTGCTGGTGCACGAAACCCTTGATCAGGTGAAAGAGCCGCGTCTGGCGTGGATCTACAACGCCGGTCAGCGTCGGGTGCGCCGTGCGCCGCAAGTGGCCTATGACGGTCCGGGTACCGCCGCCGATGGCCTGCGTACTTCGGACAACTTCGACATGTTCTCCGGTGCACCCGATCGCTACGACTGGAAACTGGTCGGCAAGAAGGAAATGTACATCCCGTACAACAGCTACAAACTCGATTCGCCGAAGCTCAAGTACGACGACATCGTCAAGGCCGGGCACATCAATCAGGACCTGACGCGCTATGAGTTGCACCGGGTCTGGGAAGTGATCGGCACCGTCAAACCGAATGAGCGGCATATCTACGCCAAACGCCACATGTATATCGACGAGGACAGTTGGCAGGTTGCACTGGCCGACCACTACGACGGTCGTGGTCAACTCTGGCGCGTAGCCGAAGGCCACTCTGAATATCACTACGAGCATCAGGCACAGGCATACACACTGGAAGCGCTCTACGACATCATTGCCGGCCGCTACATTGCCTTGGGGATGAAGAACGAAGAGAAGCACAGTTACGAATTCGGCTTTGAAGCCAAGGCTGCCGACTACACGCCAGCGGCCTTGCGTGCAGAGGGTGTGCGGTAA
- a CDS encoding DUF1302 domain-containing protein, which produces MTKTTMRAIFTPQALAAAVALGCCAQAQAVAFNIGEIEGTFDSSLSIGASWGMRDADKSLVGTVNGGTGQSSTGDDGRLNFKKGETFSKIFKGIHDLELKYGDTGVFVRGKYWYDFELKDEDREFKQISDSGRKEGAKSSGAQILDAFVYHNYSIADLPGTVRAGKQVVSWGESTFIGNSINSINPIDVSAFRRPGAEIKEGLIPVNMLFGSQGLTDQLTVEGFYQLEWDQTVLDNCGTFFGVDVAADGCNNGYTVGNPAIAPFVPLTQAFGQGIQVTREGVVIPRGGDRDARDSGQWGTALRWLGDDTEYGLYFMNYHSRTPTVGTTTAGLSTLAALPGMVGIANGLAPGSGSGLAQSVMLGRGGYYLEYPEDIRLYGASFSTTLPTGTAWTGEISYRPNAPVQVNTNDLTLALLNPIAGGTASPLSTSPGADNKGYRRKEVTQIQSTLTHFFDQVWGAQRLTLVGEAAVVRVGGLESRDKLRYGRDSVYGQYGFGGDTDGFVTSTSWGYRARAILDYANVIGGINLKPNLSWSHDVAGYGPNGLFNEGAKAISVGVDADYRNTYTASLSYTDFFGGDYNVLEDRDFVALSFGVNF; this is translated from the coding sequence ATGACAAAAACAACAATGCGCGCCATCTTCACACCGCAGGCGCTGGCAGCCGCGGTGGCTCTGGGTTGCTGCGCCCAGGCGCAAGCGGTTGCGTTCAACATTGGCGAAATCGAGGGCACTTTCGATTCTTCGCTGTCGATCGGTGCGAGTTGGGGCATGCGCGATGCCGACAAGTCGCTGGTTGGCACGGTCAATGGTGGTACCGGGCAATCCTCGACCGGTGATGACGGGCGTTTGAATTTCAAGAAGGGCGAGACCTTCTCGAAAATCTTCAAAGGTATTCACGACCTCGAACTCAAGTACGGCGACACCGGTGTCTTCGTGCGTGGCAAGTACTGGTATGACTTCGAACTGAAAGACGAGGACCGCGAGTTCAAGCAGATCAGCGATAGCGGGCGCAAGGAAGGCGCGAAATCTTCCGGCGCACAAATTCTCGATGCATTCGTCTATCACAACTATTCCATCGCCGACCTGCCGGGCACCGTGCGCGCCGGCAAACAGGTGGTGAGCTGGGGCGAAAGTACGTTTATCGGCAACTCGATCAACAGCATCAACCCGATCGACGTTTCAGCGTTTCGTCGCCCTGGTGCGGAGATCAAGGAAGGCCTGATTCCAGTCAACATGCTGTTTGGTTCGCAAGGCCTGACCGATCAACTGACCGTTGAAGGCTTCTATCAACTGGAATGGGACCAGACCGTTCTCGACAACTGCGGCACCTTCTTCGGCGTCGACGTGGCGGCGGATGGTTGCAACAACGGCTACACCGTCGGCAACCCGGCGATCGCACCGTTTGTTCCGCTGACCCAGGCCTTTGGACAAGGCATTCAGGTAACTCGCGAAGGCGTGGTGATTCCTCGTGGCGGTGACCGTGATGCGCGGGATTCCGGGCAGTGGGGTACGGCGTTGCGCTGGCTCGGTGACGACACTGAATACGGTCTCTACTTCATGAACTACCACAGCCGTACGCCGACGGTTGGCACTACCACGGCCGGTCTTTCGACATTGGCGGCGTTACCGGGCATGGTCGGGATCGCCAATGGTCTGGCCCCCGGCAGCGGTTCCGGCCTGGCGCAGAGCGTCATGCTCGGGCGGGGTGGCTACTACCTTGAGTACCCGGAAGACATTCGTCTCTACGGCGCGAGTTTTTCCACCACATTGCCCACCGGTACCGCGTGGACCGGCGAGATCAGCTACCGCCCGAATGCGCCGGTGCAAGTCAACACCAACGACCTGACGCTGGCGCTGCTCAACCCGATTGCCGGTGGCACGGCGTCGCCACTTTCGACCTCACCGGGAGCGGACAACAAAGGTTATCGGCGCAAAGAAGTCACGCAAATCCAGAGCACCCTCACGCACTTCTTCGATCAGGTCTGGGGCGCTCAGCGCTTGACTCTGGTCGGTGAAGCGGCGGTGGTGCGGGTCGGCGGTCTGGAGTCGCGCGACAAGCTGCGTTATGGCCGCGACTCGGTATATGGCCAATACGGTTTCGGCGGCGACACCGACGGTTTCGTCACCTCGACCTCGTGGGGCTACCGCGCCCGGGCGATCCTCGATTACGCCAACGTGATCGGCGGGATCAACCTCAAACCCAACCTGTCGTGGTCGCATGACGTCGCCGGTTACGGCCCCAACGGGCTGTTCAACGAAGGCGCGAAAGCGATCAGCGTCGGCGTCGATGCCGACTACCGCAACACCTACACCGCGAGCCTCAGTTACACCGACTTTTTCGGTGGTGACTACAACGTCCTCGAAGACCGTGACTTCGTCGCTCTGAGCTTCGGCGTGAACTTCTGA
- a CDS encoding S-type pyocin domain-containing protein yields the protein MHRPPDLTLPATPVNAPAPEWMTPITTTSRPRGSGMFGNGTNRQLQQVETSVRTQGITRTVRQEFETKSQALPTNLDAEISSHRSQYPNSSLSAVQAWQREVDIREALRTRKTAELAQRTTIANAFFGSDPRDKSFADFVRKATTIDTLIWPGARSTQLWEQSFLAAHEAQLLRQSIALLQQQSATAHVYLRAAQNQEQAARVAAEQARVAAEQAQQLAAQRSRIAAEQQRQKDIADAVRREQEQAQAREQTRLAALAEKQRLADEQERLAVEALHREQELKLSDEKKRIEQQKKAEQAARRKRQRLARLKARADAEVQAEHARLKADWKKQTEARWKNPVFAHVGSAAVSGSTFSGTLGEIAIDQATTLALNGALRRGVASAVAAASAFAAPAVVGFAALLVPSELGNGDLFSASVPLSNVASDLTDDLYELAAVGGRAHLPVRLGTRTVGNRVEIVIVSTDGVTVPSDVPVRLADFDPEKNVYVATAGSNGPTVTWTPLIEPIDPSSALPQVDRQLPVYDGATVKSADGRIDPFPELDLYEFGGYITLFPIESGIPPILTVFRDRRQDPGVASGLGQPVSGNWLGTASTSKGAPIPAQIADKLRGKEFSNFRAFRRAFWKAVGNDPALLEQFSRLNKIDLRDGLAPSALPSEQIGKRKKFEIHHHKPISEGGDVYDINNLTVLTPKQHIELHLKKGKL from the coding sequence ATGCACAGACCACCCGATCTTACTCTACCCGCCACACCTGTTAACGCACCCGCGCCGGAATGGATGACCCCCATTACCACTACTTCACGCCCTCGCGGCAGCGGAATGTTTGGCAATGGAACCAACCGTCAACTTCAGCAGGTAGAAACATCCGTCAGAACCCAGGGAATAACAAGAACAGTCCGACAAGAGTTCGAAACCAAATCTCAAGCACTACCAACGAATCTGGACGCTGAAATTTCCAGTCATCGATCTCAATATCCCAACTCATCTTTATCCGCCGTACAGGCGTGGCAACGAGAGGTGGATATTCGAGAGGCGTTGCGCACCAGAAAAACTGCCGAGCTTGCGCAGAGAACCACCATTGCGAACGCTTTTTTCGGTAGCGACCCTCGGGATAAATCGTTTGCCGACTTTGTCCGTAAAGCGACCACCATCGACACGTTGATCTGGCCCGGGGCTCGCTCCACACAACTCTGGGAACAGTCCTTTCTGGCGGCCCACGAAGCACAACTTCTGAGGCAGTCGATTGCGCTATTGCAGCAGCAATCGGCGACTGCACACGTCTATTTGAGGGCGGCGCAGAACCAAGAGCAAGCCGCGCGAGTGGCTGCCGAGCAGGCGAGAGTTGCGGCGGAGCAAGCGCAACAATTGGCTGCGCAACGCAGCCGTATCGCAGCAGAACAACAGCGGCAAAAAGACATTGCGGACGCGGTGCGACGTGAGCAGGAACAAGCCCAGGCCCGGGAACAGACAAGGCTTGCTGCGTTGGCGGAAAAGCAGCGCTTGGCTGACGAGCAAGAGCGGTTAGCCGTTGAAGCGCTGCATCGCGAGCAAGAACTCAAACTCAGCGATGAAAAAAAACGCATCGAGCAACAGAAAAAAGCAGAACAAGCCGCGCGAAGAAAGAGACAGCGGCTGGCGCGCCTGAAAGCCCGGGCCGACGCCGAAGTCCAAGCGGAACACGCTCGCTTGAAAGCCGATTGGAAAAAACAGACAGAGGCACGCTGGAAAAACCCGGTATTCGCTCACGTCGGTTCAGCGGCTGTATCCGGATCAACTTTCTCAGGAACGCTTGGCGAGATCGCTATCGATCAAGCCACAACATTGGCTCTCAATGGTGCACTTCGTCGTGGCGTCGCCTCCGCGGTGGCAGCTGCTTCCGCTTTCGCTGCTCCTGCCGTAGTCGGTTTTGCTGCCCTGCTAGTCCCCTCTGAACTGGGAAACGGTGATCTCTTTTCCGCAAGCGTCCCGTTATCAAATGTTGCATCTGATCTGACTGACGATTTGTATGAGTTAGCGGCCGTCGGCGGCCGCGCTCATCTTCCCGTAAGACTTGGCACCAGAACGGTGGGCAACCGGGTAGAAATCGTCATTGTCAGCACCGATGGCGTAACTGTTCCCAGCGATGTGCCGGTAAGACTCGCTGACTTCGATCCAGAAAAAAACGTGTACGTAGCTACCGCCGGCTCCAACGGCCCTACCGTTACTTGGACGCCGCTGATCGAGCCAATTGATCCGTCGTCTGCTCTTCCGCAGGTCGACAGACAGCTACCAGTCTATGACGGTGCAACAGTTAAATCCGCCGACGGACGAATAGATCCATTTCCTGAATTGGATCTGTATGAGTTCGGCGGATACATCACCCTATTCCCGATTGAGTCAGGCATACCGCCGATACTCACGGTATTCAGGGATCGAAGGCAGGATCCGGGGGTTGCCAGCGGTTTGGGGCAACCGGTTTCAGGTAATTGGCTTGGAACTGCTTCAACGTCGAAGGGCGCCCCCATTCCCGCGCAGATCGCGGATAAACTTCGAGGAAAGGAGTTTTCCAATTTCAGGGCATTTCGGAGGGCGTTCTGGAAAGCAGTTGGGAATGACCCAGCATTACTTGAACAATTTTCAAGACTCAACAAAATAGACTTGAGAGACGGATTGGCTCCCAGCGCATTACCTTCGGAGCAAATAGGCAAGCGTAAAAAATTTGAAATACACCACCACAAGCCAATTAGCGAGGGTGGCGACGTCTACGATATAAACAATCTAACGGTGCTAACACCAAAACAGCATATTGAATTGCACTTAAAAAAAGGAAAATTATAA
- a CDS encoding bacteriocin immunity protein produces the protein MELKNRLEDYTESEYLAVIERLFQGKFSSERKHDQFVDNIVHTSEHPNGTNILYYPEEGVEDSPTGVLEAIKAWRAANGKPGFKPE, from the coding sequence ATGGAATTAAAAAACAGACTAGAAGACTACACTGAGTCCGAATACCTGGCAGTTATAGAACGGCTATTCCAAGGAAAATTCTCATCAGAACGAAAACATGATCAATTCGTCGACAACATTGTTCACACTTCTGAACACCCGAATGGGACAAACATTCTTTACTACCCGGAAGAAGGTGTTGAAGATAGCCCGACAGGCGTATTAGAAGCCATCAAGGCTTGGCGCGCAGCAAACGGAAAACCTGGATTCAAGCCGGAATAA
- a CDS encoding SDR family oxidoreductase gives MNESVRFEDKVVIVTGAGGGLGRAHALLFAKQGARVLVNDLGGSTQGEGANASAADRVVAEIREAGGIAEANHDSVTDGDKLVQNALDAFGRVDVVVNNAGILRDKTFHKMDDADWDLVYRVHVEGAYKVTRAAWPHLREQNYGRVIFTASTSGIYGNFGQSNYGMAKLGLYGLTRTLAIEGRKNNILVNAIAPTGGTRMTEGLIPPQVFEQLKPELVSPLVVYLASEQCQETSGLFEVGGGWMGKVRWERSLGAGFDPREGFSPEDVAAHWQQICDFEGAAHPKDNIEALKEMMANLQKYSL, from the coding sequence ATGAATGAGTCTGTGCGTTTCGAAGATAAAGTTGTCATCGTCACCGGAGCCGGTGGTGGCCTCGGACGCGCCCACGCATTGTTGTTTGCCAAGCAGGGCGCCAGGGTGTTGGTCAATGATCTCGGCGGCTCGACTCAGGGTGAAGGCGCCAATGCCTCCGCGGCCGATCGCGTGGTGGCGGAAATCCGCGAAGCCGGCGGCATTGCCGAAGCCAACCACGACTCGGTCACCGACGGCGACAAACTGGTGCAAAACGCCCTCGATGCCTTCGGCCGCGTCGACGTCGTGGTCAACAACGCCGGAATCCTGCGCGACAAGACTTTCCACAAAATGGACGACGCCGACTGGGATCTGGTTTACCGCGTCCACGTCGAAGGCGCCTACAAAGTCACCCGCGCCGCCTGGCCGCACCTGCGTGAGCAAAACTACGGCCGGGTGATCTTCACCGCCTCGACCTCGGGCATCTACGGCAACTTCGGTCAGTCCAACTACGGCATGGCCAAACTGGGCCTCTACGGCCTGACCCGCACGCTGGCCATCGAAGGCCGCAAGAACAACATCCTCGTCAACGCCATCGCGCCAACCGGCGGTACGCGCATGACCGAAGGCCTGATCCCGCCGCAAGTATTCGAGCAATTGAAGCCGGAGCTGGTCAGCCCGTTGGTGGTGTATCTGGCCAGTGAGCAATGCCAGGAAACTTCCGGGTTATTCGAAGTCGGTGGCGGCTGGATGGGCAAGGTACGTTGGGAGCGCAGCCTCGGCGCCGGCTTCGACCCACGCGAAGGCTTCTCGCCGGAAGATGTCGCGGCGCATTGGCAGCAGATTTGCGATTTCGAAGGCGCGGCGCATCCGAAGGACAATATTGAGGCGCTGAAGGAAATGATGGCGAATTTGCAGAAGTATTCGTTGTAA
- a CDS encoding alpha/beta hydrolase translates to MPLAEIPLCVWRKRSQTFVFRGQPIRYWTAGQGEPLLLIHGFPTASWDWHYLWQPLAQRYRVIACDMLGFGDSAKPINHTYSLLEQADLQQALLAHLQVEQPVHVLAHDYGDSVAQELLARHYEDQIEIASCVFLNGGLFPETHRPVLMQKLLLSPLGWMIGRAFTRDALVKSFRQIFGPQTRPSESELDDFWSLVDSNRGPRIMHKLISYIPERRVQRDRWVAAMQRGDVPLRVIDGEVDPISGAHMVERYRELIPDADTVLLPGIGHYPQTEAPVQVLKHYLAFRERFVLPPRKVACS, encoded by the coding sequence ATGCCTCTTGCCGAGATTCCTCTGTGTGTCTGGCGCAAACGCAGCCAGACGTTTGTCTTTCGTGGCCAGCCGATCCGCTACTGGACGGCGGGACAGGGTGAGCCGCTGTTGCTGATCCACGGTTTCCCGACCGCCAGTTGGGATTGGCATTACCTGTGGCAGCCGCTGGCCCAGCGATATCGAGTGATTGCCTGCGACATGCTCGGTTTTGGCGATTCGGCCAAACCGATCAATCACACCTACAGCCTGCTGGAACAGGCTGACCTGCAACAGGCATTGCTCGCGCATTTGCAGGTTGAACAACCGGTGCATGTGCTGGCGCATGATTACGGTGACAGCGTTGCGCAAGAACTGCTTGCCCGACACTACGAAGACCAGATCGAGATCGCCAGTTGCGTGTTTCTCAACGGCGGATTGTTTCCGGAAACCCATCGCCCGGTGCTGATGCAGAAACTGCTGCTTAGCCCGTTGGGCTGGATGATTGGTCGGGCGTTTACTCGTGATGCTTTGGTGAAAAGCTTCCGGCAGATCTTCGGTCCGCAAACGCGGCCGAGCGAAAGTGAACTGGACGATTTCTGGAGCCTGGTCGACAGCAATCGCGGGCCTCGGATCATGCACAAATTGATCAGCTACATTCCCGAGCGTCGGGTGCAGCGTGATCGTTGGGTGGCCGCCATGCAGCGCGGTGACGTGCCGTTGCGGGTGATCGACGGCGAAGTCGATCCGATTTCCGGGGCGCACATGGTCGAGCGTTACCGCGAATTGATTCCCGATGCCGACACGGTGCTGCTGCCGGGCATTGGTCACTATCCCCAGACCGAAGCGCCGGTGCAGGTGCTCAAGCACTATCTGGCGTTTCGCGAGCGTTTTGTGCTGCCACCGCGCAAAGTCGCCTGCTCCTGA
- a CDS encoding class II aldolase/adducin family protein translates to MSVAPVQSSLNVKDQVSAAEWQTRVDLAACYRLVALHGWDDLIFTHISAKVPGTEDFLINPFGLMFHEITASSLVKVDQAGNKLMDSPYEINPAGYTIHSAVHEVRHDVVCVLHTHTASGVAVSAQKQGVLPISQQSLFVLSSLAYHSYEGVALNHEEKARLQADLGENNFLMLHNHGLLTCGGTIADTFLMMFTFQRACDIQVMAQTGGAELIAIEPHILAGAKAMIAGVTKSAQGMGGALAWPALLRKLDKQDPGYKL, encoded by the coding sequence GTGAGCGTAGCCCCCGTCCAATCGTCCCTTAATGTCAAAGACCAGGTCAGTGCTGCGGAATGGCAGACCCGAGTCGATCTCGCCGCTTGTTATCGTCTGGTCGCGCTGCATGGCTGGGACGATCTGATCTTCACCCATATTTCCGCCAAGGTGCCGGGCACCGAAGATTTCCTGATCAACCCGTTCGGTCTGATGTTCCATGAGATCACCGCCTCGAGCCTGGTGAAAGTCGATCAGGCCGGCAACAAACTCATGGACAGCCCCTACGAGATCAACCCCGCCGGCTACACCATCCACAGCGCCGTGCACGAAGTGCGGCACGATGTGGTTTGCGTGCTGCATACGCACACCGCCTCCGGTGTCGCGGTGTCGGCGCAAAAGCAGGGTGTGTTGCCGATCAGTCAGCAGTCGCTGTTCGTTCTCTCGAGTCTGGCTTATCACTCCTATGAAGGCGTGGCGCTGAATCACGAAGAGAAGGCGCGGTTGCAAGCCGATCTGGGCGAGAACAATTTCCTGATGCTGCACAACCACGGTCTGCTGACCTGTGGTGGCACCATCGCCGATACGTTTCTGATGATGTTCACCTTCCAGCGCGCCTGCGACATCCAGGTCATGGCGCAAACCGGTGGTGCTGAACTGATCGCCATTGAACCGCACATTCTGGCCGGCGCCAAAGCGATGATCGCCGGCGTCACCAAAAGTGCTCAAGGCATGGGTGGCGCGCTGGCCTGGCCGGCGTTGCTGCGCAAACTCGATAAACAAGACCCCGGATATAAACTCTAA